One Campylobacter sputorum genomic window, AACAAAGTTTTAGGCGAACAGAGCATACAAAGAAAAGCTAGAAAAAAACATAAAAAAGTAGAAAAAAAAGATAATAATGAGATAATAACATCCATAAATATACCTAGAGAAATTAGAGTTTATGAATTTGCTGATAGACTAAATAAACAACCAAGTGAGATTATATCAAAGCTTTTTATGCTAGGTATGATGACAACTAAAAATGATTTTTTGGATGATGATGCTATAGAAATTTTGGCTGATGAGTTTGGTGTTGAGGTAAATATAGTTGATACAAAAGAGGGCTTTGATTATGTAAAAGCTTATGATGATGTTGAAATTGATAAAGAAAATGGTGTAAGTAGAACTCCTGTTATTACTATAATGGGTCATGTTGATCATGGTAAAACAAGTTTGCTTGATTATATAAGAAATTCTCGTGTTGCAAGTGGTGAAGCAGGCGGTATTACTCAGCATGTTGGTGCTTATATGGTAAATAAAGATGGCAGAAATATAACATTTATAGATACCCCAGGCCATGAAGCATTTACTGCTATGAGAGCAAGAGGTGCACAAGTAACGGATATAGTAATCATAGTTGTTGCAGCAGATGATGGCGTAAAACCACAAACAATAGAGGCTATAAATCATGCAAAGAGTGCAAATGTGCCTATCATTATCGCTATAAATAAAATGGATAAAGAATCTGCAAATCCAGATATGGTAAAAAGTGGATTAGCAGAACTTGATGTATTACCAGTTGAATGGGGCGGAAAATATGAATTTGTGCCAATTTCAGCAAAAACAGGAATGGGAGTAGAAGAACTGCTTGAAGTTGTGCTTTTACAAGCTGATATTTTGGAATTAAAAGCAAATCCAAATAGAGATGCAAAAGCCGTGATAGTTGAAAGTTCTTTGCAAAAAGGTAGAGGTCCTGTTGCAACCATTATAGTAGAAAACGGAACTTTAAATTTAGGAGATACCGTTGTTGCAGGTGTTGCTTATGGTAGAGTAAGAAGCTTAAGTGACGATAAGGGCGTTAAACTTAAAAGTATAAAACCAGGAGAGTGTGGTGTTATAACTGGACTTAGCGAAGTTCCTGAAGCAGGAGAAGCTCTTATAAGTGTTAAAAGTGAAAAAGAAGCAAGAGAATATGCTCAAAAGAAAATGGAGTATCTAAGACAAAAAGAACTTTCTAAATCTACAAAAGTTACCATTGATGAGCTTGCTGATAAAATAAAAGAAGGTGAGATAAAATCGCTACCTATAATTATAAAAGCAGATGTTCAAGGTAGCTTAGAGGCTATAAAGGCAAGCTTGGAAAAGCTTAGAAACGAAGAGGTTAAAGTTGATATCATTCACTCAGGTATTGGAGGTATAACTCAAAGCGATATTGGTCTTGCTAGTGCTAGTCAAAATTGTGTTGTTTTAGGTTTTAATATAAGACCAACTGGAACTATAAAAGAACAAGCAAAAGAACGTGGCGTTGAGATAAAAACATATAATGTTATATATAGTTTAATTGACGATGTGAAAATGCTACTTAGTGGTTTAATGAGCCCAATTCTTAGAGAAGAGCAACTTGGACAAGCTGAGATAAGGCAGGTTATAAATGTACCAAAAGTAGGAGCTATTGCTGGATGTATGGTAACTGAAGGCACTATAAATAGAGGTGCAAAAATAAGACTTATTAGAGATGGTGTTGTTGTTTATGAAGGAAATGTTAGTTCATTAAAACGCTTTAAAGATGATGTAAAAGAGGTCGCAAAAGGTTATGAGTGTGGCGTTGGTATAGATGGATACAATGATTTAAGACAAGGTGATTATATAGAAAGTTATAAAGAGATAGAGGAACAAGTTAGTATATGAATTCAGCTGAAATTAAAAGACTTAGAACGCAAAGCGTTTTAAAGCAAATTATCCCAGAAGCTTTTGCAACTCTTGGAGATGATATGCTAAAGGGTCTTTGTGTTACAGATGTAGAGTGCAAAAAAGGAAGATATGATGCTTTTGTTTATCTAGACAAGATGTTTTATGATGAAAAAGAGCAAAGTTATATCTTAAACCATTTAAAAAAAGCTTCAAAAATCATCCAAAATTATTGTTTAGAAGATCAAGGTTGGTTTAGAGCTCCACAACTTCATTTTAAATTTGACGATAGATTAGAGTATCAAAATCATATGGACGATTTGTTTGATAAAATTTCAAAGGAACTAAAGAAAAATGGTTGATTTATCATCTTTGGTCGAGCAATGTGGTGTTAAATTTTATGGTGTAGAAACACAAAGCTTACCATCAAAAACTATTTATAGGATTTTTATAACAAAATATGGTGGCATTAATCTAGAAGATTGCGAAAAAGTAAGTAAGCTTTTGTCGCCTATTTTTGATGTAGAGCCTCCAGTTGGCGGAGATTGGATTTTAGAAGTTAGTAGTCCAGGGCTTGAAAGAAGGCTTACAAGTATAGAAAATTTTGCAAATAGTATAAATGAACTTGTAAAAATAACATGCAAAAATAATGAAAATTTAAGCGGTAAAATACTAAATATAAAAGATAATGAGATAATTTTGCAAACTCAAAATGGTGAAATTATAATAAATTTTAATGATATAAAAAAAGCCAAAACTTACATAGAGTGGTAATAAGGAGCATTTATGCAAAAAATGTGGTCTGGTAGATTTAGTGAGGCTAGTTCAAAACTATTAGAAGAATTTAATGCATCTATAAATTACGATAAAAATCTTTTTTTGCAAGACATAAATGGCTCTATAGCACATGCTACAATGCTTGGAAAATGTGGCATTTTAGATAAAAATGATAGTGAAAAAATAGTTGATGGTTTAAATGAAGTTCTAAAAGAAATTCAAAGTGATAAATTTGTCTTTAAAATAGAAGATGAAGATATTCATATGGCTGTTGAAAAAAGATTAAGTGAGATTATAGGAGCAGATCTTGGCGGAAGACTGCACACTGCAAGAAGCAGAAATGACCAAGTTGCGCTTGATTTTAGAATGTTTGTTTTAAATGAGTTTAAAGAAATTTCAAATTTACTTTTAAATTTGATTAAAACGCTTCTTAAAAAAACTAAAGAGCATAAAGATACTATAATGCCCGGTTTTACTCATCTTCAACACGCTCAGCCTGTATCTTTTGCCTATCACTTACTTGCGTATTGTTTTATGTTTAAAAGAGATATTTATAGACTAAAAGACTCTTTTAAAAGAAATAATTTTAGTCCGCTTGGCTGTGCTGCACTTGCTGGAACACCACATAAAATCGATAGATTTGAAGTTGCTAAGGCTCTTGGATTTGATGGTGTTACATCAAATTGTATGGATAGTGTAAGTGATAGAGATTTTGCCCTTGAGCTACTTTTTGATATATCTTTAATATTTACTCACACTTCAAGATTATGCGAAGAGCTTATTTTATGGAGTTCTCAAGAATTTATGTTTATAAGTATGAGTGATAAGTTTTCAACAGGAAGCTCTATAATGCCACAGAAAAAAAATCCAGATGTAGCCGAGCTAATACGCGGTAAAACTGGCAGAGTTTATGGAAATTTAATAGCTCTTCTTACTACCATGAAATCTTTACCCCTTGCTTATAATAAGGACATGCAAGAAGATAAAGAGGGTGTTTTTGATAGCGTAAATACTGCTAAAACTAGTTTAATAATACTAAATGAGATGATTGATAGTATGAGTATAAATAGCGAAAATATGCTAAAAGCATGCAAAACAGGACATCTTGTTGCTACTGATTTGGCGGATTTTTTAGTTAGGCAGAAAAATATCCCTTTTAGAAAAGCCCATTTTATAACAGGAAAATGTGTTGCCATAGCAGAGAGTAAAGGTTTGGATTTAAGTGAGCTTAGTTATGAAGAGTTGAAAAGCGTTGATGAAAATATAGATGAAACTGCTATAAAAACATTAAGTTTAAATAACTCAAAAGAATCTAGAAATAGTGTAGGTGGCACTGCAAATTCAAGTGTTGAAAATCAGATACAAGAGCTTGAAGAATTTTTAAATACTAAGTTTTAATTAATATAAAATTATTTTTTTGGTTATAATCCTTTGAAATTACAGGATTTGATTACGAAAAAATATATTTTTAATGGTTTTTAGTGTCTTATGTTAGCCTTTTTATTATGTTTGCTATGCAAAAAAAGTTTGTTTATTAGAAATAGTGTAAAGCACCATAATGCTTCAAATTTAAAGCTATATTAATTTGGTGTAAATACCAAATAAACTACATAAATAAACTCTATTTAAGCAAATTTATCTAACTATTTGTTTTGCAAATGATAGCATAGACAGATTTAAAATGATGAATATTATTAGTTATTTTTATGCCTTTTAATAATCCAAATTGATATTAACAAAATTACTATACAAATTATAATAAAAGCAACTATTGTTGTGCCATTTTCAAATTTATTAAAAAACATTCCTTTTGTATTCATACCGAAAAATCCAGTTACTAAATTTAGTGGTAAAAATATAGTAGATGCCAAAGTTAGGATATAGATATCTTTTGTGATTCTATCATTTCTTAAAGATATTATATGAGCATGGATATCATCTAGCCTTGAAAGATTATCTTTTAGCTCATCTTTGTAAATTTTTAACTCATTTATGATAGGTTTTAGCTGTTTTTTTTAAAAAACTTTGTTCGTTAAAACACAGCTCCAAAGCTTCTGTAAAATCAGCAAATTTTCTTAAAAAATTTGTTATTTCATACTTTTTTGTATGGTATTTACGTGAAAATTTGGCGTCATATGAATTATCAATGAAAATTTTTTCATGATTTTCTACAAATTTTGTATATTTTGAACTTTTTTCTTTATATGTGCTTACATATTTTTTAGAGCCAAAATAAAGAATTCTTTATCTACAATGGTGCAAAAATTCTCATCTTCTGTGTAAATTTGAGATTTTACAAAGATAAAATTTACGCTACTTTCGCTAGTAACAATGCTAAGCATATCGTAATGATCAAAATACAAATATTGTGTAGAGCTAAATTTCATTTTTGTCTCTTTTTGCATAAAATTCTTTTTTAAATTTACTAAATTTACATTGCAAAATCGCCTCTCTTGCTTCTTTTACTAAGCTTAGATAGTAATGCAAATTATGAATACTCGCTAATCTAAAAAATGTAAGCTCTCTTGATTTAAAAAGATGATTTAAATACCCTCTTGAAAAATTACGACATGTGTAGCAGTTGCAGTTTGGATCTATCGGGTTATGATCATTTATAAATTTGGCTGATTTTATATTTATCTTGCCAAAAGTTGTAAAAAGAGTGCCATTTCTTGCATTTCTTGTTGGCATTACACAATCAAACATATCAACACCACGCTCTATATTTTCAACTATATCTTCAGGCGTGCCAACTCCCATTAGATATCTTGGGCGGTTTGTATCAACAAATGGCATCATTGCTTCAACAGTATCATACATCTCATCATTGCTTTCGCCAACACTAAGCCCACCTATGGCAAGTCCATCAAAGTTCATTTCACATAAGCTTTGTGAACAAAGTTTTCTTGCTTCATAGTCTGTTCCGCCTTGTATAATTCCAAATATATTTTGATTTATGCCTATACCATTTTGCTTGTTTTGCTCATGATAATCTATGGCTATTTTTGCCCATGACAAAGTTCTTTTTATGCTTAATTCTATCCTTTCTTTGCTAGCTGGAAGTGCCGGAAGATCGTCTAATATCATCATTATGTCACTATTGAAATCATACTGCGTATCAAGAACACTTTTTGGAGTAAAATAATGCATACTTCCATCTATGTGACTTTTAAATTTAATTCCTAAATCATCATTTTTTGTATTGCTTCTTAGCGAAAATGCTTGAAAGCCGCCGCTATCTGTTAAAAAGCTTCTATTAAATTTAGTAAATCCATGCAGCCCACCAAATTCTTTTATGATTTTTGAGCCAGGTCTTAGATATAGATGATAAGTATTTCCAAGTATAATCTTTGCATCAAGTTCATTTAACAAATCATTTGCATCTAAACTTTTTACAGCCCCAAGTGTGCCAACTGGCATAAAAATAGGAGTTTGTATCGTAGAGTGGGAAGTTTGTATCGTACAAGCCCTTGCGTTTTGATCTATTTTATCTATTTTAAATTTCATTTTATATATAATATCCCTTAGTTAAACTTTGGAGTTTGTATGAAAAATATTTTAATCATAGCTGATGGAATTTTAGCAAAATCTTTCTTAGAAAGAGTATTTAGTCTAAAAGAGACAAAACTTAATTTTGTCATCATCACATACCGAAATACAACACTGCCAAAAAAACCAAAATCTGAAAATTTTAAATTCCTAAGTTTTGATCCAACTAGTTTAGAAAAGTTAAAAAGGGCTATATTTGATTTAAATTTGGAATTTAGCCATTGTATGATAAATATGAAAAAGCTTTTAGATACAAAAGCAGTTTATAATAACATAAGACAAATAAATCCTAAAATGGAAGTTTATTTGATAGATTTTTGGGGCTTTGAACACGAAATTGATGATCATCTTACAGTTATTGATCCAAGAGAAATTCTAGCATCAAGATTTTTAGATTATTTGCCAGATGTGCCTGTTGTAGCCGATAATATCGGCTTTGGTGAAGGTGAAATAATGTCTGTTAGGATACCTTATGGAAGTTCGTTTGCGTATAGGCGAATAAGCACAATAGCACAAAAAGGCTGGAAAATATGTATGATTTATCGAGGTCAAAGTTATTTTGTGGTTAATTATACTTCAATGATTTTGCCAAATGATACGCTATTAGTAGTTGGGGATCCAAAGCTTTTAAGACAAGTTTTTAGAAGCATAAAACAAAATTTAGGTCTTTTTCCTTCGCCTTTTGGAAGCAATATCCTAACTATCATTGATATGAAAAAAATGAGCGAAGATGAGATGCAAAGACTTCTTGAAGATAGCTTGTATTTTAATAAAAATTTAATAAATAAAAGACTTTATATAAAAGTTATCAATGCTAAACCATCAAAAATATTAGACACATTAAAAACATGCGATGATCCGCAAGTTAATATTAAATTTGATCATTTTAGTAGCAAAATGGAAAATTTAAAGCAAGATGTATTTAACCATGATATAGGCGTTATCATAACAAATAATAAATTCTTTGAATCATATAAAAAAGAGTATTTTGAGCTTAGAATCCCAATACTAAAAGTTGGCAAAGTTGGTGCACAAAATTTGCAAAAAGGCGTTATATTGGGAACTGGCGAAGAGATAGAATTAAACTCATCTGTTATCTTAGATATCTGTTCTCAACTAAATTTAGAAATAGAACTTCATCATTATGAGATACAAAAGCCAGATATAGATAAAGCCTTGATAGAACATTTTAAAACTCTTTCAAAAATATTTAATAAAAATGTAGAAATAATAAATGATAACTCCGCAAATCCTATACTCAAGCTAAAACAAAAAGAAAATTTGCTACAATTTGTAAATTTTAGCGATAAAATGTTACAAAATCATTTTATGTCACTATTTTCAAACGATATGGATAGAGTGTATTTTAAGTTAGAAGACAACTATCAGCTTTTTGTTCCAAATGAGACATAATAAATTTAAAGGTGAAAAATGCAGATAAATGTAAAATTGCAAGATTCAAAACTAGATTACACAGTTTTTATAGATGAGTTAACTGAGCTTAAATTTGATACTAAAGTTTGCGTAATAACAAATCAAAAAGTAGCAGGACTTCATTTAAAGTCAATTTTAGACATTTTAGTCTGTAAAGAACTTAGTGTAATTTGTGTAAGCGATGGCGAAGAATATAAAAATTTTGATACTATTAATCACATTTTAGAACAGATGTTTTTAGCAAAACTTGATAGAAATAGCATTGTTATAGCTCTTGGAGGTGGAGTTGTTACCGATATGGCTGGATTTGCTGCTGGAATTTATGAAAGAGGCATTAAATTTATAAACATACCAACTACGCTTTTAGCCCAAGTCGATGCTAGTGTTGGCGGTAAGACCGGTATAAATAATAAATTTGGTAAAAATTTAATAGGCATTTTTAATCAACCTTTAGCTGTGTATTGCCAGAGTAAATTTCTTCAAACTTTACCAAAAAGAGAGCTTTATGCGGGACTAGCTGAAGCGATAAAAATGGCTATTATGTTTGATAGAGAGTTTTTTGAGTTTATTAAAAATGTTGATACATTAAAAAATGAAAATTTAGTCAAAATAATCTCAAAATGTATAGAATTAAAAGCTAATGTTGTATCAAAAGATGAATTTGAAAATGGCATTAGATCTGTTTTAAACTATGGTCATACATTTGGACATGTTATAGAAAATCAAACAAAATACAAAAAATATTTACACGGCGAAGCAGTTTCAATAGGTATGAATATGGCAAATGAACTAGCTTTAAAAATGGGTTTTGTCAGCAAGGAGTATATAGATGAGATTAGAGATGTTTTAGAAAAATTTTCACTGCCAACTACATACAAAGTTGATGATGAAAATGAGTTTTATGAGGCATTTTTCTTAGATAAAAAAAGTAAAGACTCAAAAATAAAATTTGTTTTGCCTGATGAGGAAAATGGCTTTAGAATTTGCGATGATATTCATAAAGTTATCGTTTGTGATGTTTTGAAAAAATTTCAATGAAAAAGATATTAATACTTTTTACGATTTTTTTTATAAGCTTAGTATACTCCGAAACTAACACTACTTTTTATGATAAAAACACTTCTTTAGAGACTTTAAAAAATTTACAATCTAGTCTCAAAAGCATAGACAATAGCTTAAAAGATAATATTTGGTTTATTAGGTATTCAAACTTTAATGCATACCAAAAGATGAAAGATGAAGCAGAGCTTTTGGCATCTGAAATCAAAAATTCTAAAAATGAAAAAGTTGTAGCAGAACTTGAAAAAAATCTGGTTACACTAAACAAACAAATGGAGGTTTTTAAAGAATTTCAAAAGTCTCCATTTGTAAATATGACTCAGCCAATGCCGATAGAAGATGGCATTAGTATAAAAAATCCATTTGACATAATATCTGGTTTTTCTGCTATAAAAAGACTTAATTCACAGTTTACAGAATATACAAATAAAATGGCAAATCTTCAAATTTTGATTTCTAAATTTGAAGAAAAAAGAGATATTTTACTTCAGATTGAAAATATTGCTCCAAGCAAAGAAATCTCAAATTTGATACAAAAAACAAATTATTATTTAAATGAGTTTAACTCA contains:
- a CDS encoding COG3400 family protein, giving the protein MKNILIIADGILAKSFLERVFSLKETKLNFVIITYRNTTLPKKPKSENFKFLSFDPTSLEKLKRAIFDLNLEFSHCMINMKKLLDTKAVYNNIRQINPKMEVYLIDFWGFEHEIDDHLTVIDPREILASRFLDYLPDVPVVADNIGFGEGEIMSVRIPYGSSFAYRRISTIAQKGWKICMIYRGQSYFVVNYTSMILPNDTLLVVGDPKLLRQVFRSIKQNLGLFPSPFGSNILTIIDMKKMSEDEMQRLLEDSLYFNKNLINKRLYIKVINAKPSKILDTLKTCDDPQVNIKFDHFSSKMENLKQDVFNHDIGVIITNNKFFESYKKEYFELRIPILKVGKVGAQNLQKGVILGTGEEIELNSSVILDICSQLNLEIELHHYEIQKPDIDKALIEHFKTLSKIFNKNVEIINDNSANPILKLKQKENLLQFVNFSDKMLQNHFMSLFSNDMDRVYFKLEDNYQLFVPNET
- the tgt gene encoding tRNA guanosine(34) transglycosylase Tgt, which produces MKFKIDKIDQNARACTIQTSHSTIQTPIFMPVGTLGAVKSLDANDLLNELDAKIILGNTYHLYLRPGSKIIKEFGGLHGFTKFNRSFLTDSGGFQAFSLRSNTKNDDLGIKFKSHIDGSMHYFTPKSVLDTQYDFNSDIMMILDDLPALPASKERIELSIKRTLSWAKIAIDYHEQNKQNGIGINQNIFGIIQGGTDYEARKLCSQSLCEMNFDGLAIGGLSVGESNDEMYDTVEAMMPFVDTNRPRYLMGVGTPEDIVENIERGVDMFDCVMPTRNARNGTLFTTFGKINIKSAKFINDHNPIDPNCNCYTCRNFSRGYLNHLFKSRELTFFRLASIHNLHYYLSLVKEAREAILQCKFSKFKKEFYAKRDKNEI
- the aroB gene encoding 3-dehydroquinate synthase, which produces MQINVKLQDSKLDYTVFIDELTELKFDTKVCVITNQKVAGLHLKSILDILVCKELSVICVSDGEEYKNFDTINHILEQMFLAKLDRNSIVIALGGGVVTDMAGFAAGIYERGIKFINIPTTLLAQVDASVGGKTGINNKFGKNLIGIFNQPLAVYCQSKFLQTLPKRELYAGLAEAIKMAIMFDREFFEFIKNVDTLKNENLVKIISKCIELKANVVSKDEFENGIRSVLNYGHTFGHVIENQTKYKKYLHGEAVSIGMNMANELALKMGFVSKEYIDEIRDVLEKFSLPTTYKVDDENEFYEAFFLDKKSKDSKIKFVLPDEENGFRICDDIHKVIVCDVLKKFQ
- the rimP gene encoding ribosome maturation factor RimP produces the protein MVDLSSLVEQCGVKFYGVETQSLPSKTIYRIFITKYGGINLEDCEKVSKLLSPIFDVEPPVGGDWILEVSSPGLERRLTSIENFANSINELVKITCKNNENLSGKILNIKDNEIILQTQNGEIIINFNDIKKAKTYIEW
- the infB gene encoding translation initiation factor IF-2, giving the protein MASVKISEIALEIGCSNAEIIKKAQEMGLTSVKKADSSVNEKEAEAIYIYVQTGVISDELLAKKEKKAVAKKSKKDSKEESKPKEKSASKTQKTKKDEIKKEENTKPTQEDKPKEKSIPQNTQKPIETLASASLQKRRGLVIVKKKKEEEQEDITKISKEISKTKEEALKYLNLENAFSNSDANLDKKKKEKKKKVAVSKKESVQKVDLLGEMAEIVLEDEDMVILPDLTTKEFTPTVNHQNKKQTNVLKQSFNKVLGEQSIQRKARKKHKKVEKKDNNEIITSINIPREIRVYEFADRLNKQPSEIISKLFMLGMMTTKNDFLDDDAIEILADEFGVEVNIVDTKEGFDYVKAYDDVEIDKENGVSRTPVITIMGHVDHGKTSLLDYIRNSRVASGEAGGITQHVGAYMVNKDGRNITFIDTPGHEAFTAMRARGAQVTDIVIIVVAADDGVKPQTIEAINHAKSANVPIIIAINKMDKESANPDMVKSGLAELDVLPVEWGGKYEFVPISAKTGMGVEELLEVVLLQADILELKANPNRDAKAVIVESSLQKGRGPVATIIVENGTLNLGDTVVAGVAYGRVRSLSDDKGVKLKSIKPGECGVITGLSEVPEAGEALISVKSEKEAREYAQKKMEYLRQKELSKSTKVTIDELADKIKEGEIKSLPIIIKADVQGSLEAIKASLEKLRNEEVKVDIIHSGIGGITQSDIGLASASQNCVVLGFNIRPTGTIKEQAKERGVEIKTYNVIYSLIDDVKMLLSGLMSPILREEQLGQAEIRQVINVPKVGAIAGCMVTEGTINRGAKIRLIRDGVVVYEGNVSSLKRFKDDVKEVAKGYECGVGIDGYNDLRQGDYIESYKEIEEQVSI
- the argH gene encoding argininosuccinate lyase gives rise to the protein MQKMWSGRFSEASSKLLEEFNASINYDKNLFLQDINGSIAHATMLGKCGILDKNDSEKIVDGLNEVLKEIQSDKFVFKIEDEDIHMAVEKRLSEIIGADLGGRLHTARSRNDQVALDFRMFVLNEFKEISNLLLNLIKTLLKKTKEHKDTIMPGFTHLQHAQPVSFAYHLLAYCFMFKRDIYRLKDSFKRNNFSPLGCAALAGTPHKIDRFEVAKALGFDGVTSNCMDSVSDRDFALELLFDISLIFTHTSRLCEELILWSSQEFMFISMSDKFSTGSSIMPQKKNPDVAELIRGKTGRVYGNLIALLTTMKSLPLAYNKDMQEDKEGVFDSVNTAKTSLIILNEMIDSMSINSENMLKACKTGHLVATDLADFLVRQKNIPFRKAHFITGKCVAIAESKGLDLSELSYEELKSVDENIDETAIKTLSLNNSKESRNSVGGTANSSVENQIQELEEFLNTKF
- the rbfA gene encoding 30S ribosome-binding factor RbfA gives rise to the protein MNSAEIKRLRTQSVLKQIIPEAFATLGDDMLKGLCVTDVECKKGRYDAFVYLDKMFYDEKEQSYILNHLKKASKIIQNYCLEDQGWFRAPQLHFKFDDRLEYQNHMDDLFDKISKELKKNG